In Cololabis saira isolate AMF1-May2022 chromosome 14, fColSai1.1, whole genome shotgun sequence, a single genomic region encodes these proteins:
- the smtnl gene encoding smoothelin, like: MDEPAEGPGEASVGQALSQFHTTLQAAVREVHMDVSAFKQRIERRIDELYVSNGPLAEAVSRLQEENLQLSARLESLGRLVEGLTGVKVGRTPGEKAATEEGLENGHVQTQPSTREYQAVLVSAAGSENDQSSSTASEPASDGAASSSAGASVGTSAPHPWRAKRHPDMNGTDAKSDTNVTHAAAAAQEHHKQPENTLVNSDVTKTTEAPALSHWPVVAMTRPNPDPAAMETPYTTDQEETGPPTKPHVHHTVSAKADPEEAAATPSPVPAARTTKDFRLPESNGKYFDEPRPHLPVTAMTTKPTSEGFPAAKPAQSAASAPTATGDSFMRGTSGVQELSSPSEAAPQGFPHIPVTAAPRSSSEAPAAPRPNQNPAPGPNPSAPESPTMKRGEYPFKRDVSEPKPYLPPSSKPNTESAPLAGPAQSPAVPAPLEPALKPGEYPFKRAPVLKSPSPSLKRSVSFPQSAEKLLPSKSIIKSGFSPSLDKKPNKPGGLEFKQDVKKNQAFPRSNSAQAKRALFERMNSDPMKPKESKPKLKRSQSFGVSSASGIKQILLEWCRSKTIGYQNIDLQNFSSSWSDGMAFCALVHSFFPLDFDYNSLNPTNRKQNLEQAFTTAEEQADCLRLIEVDDMLQMGDKPDPMCVFTYVQSLYNHLKKFE, from the exons ATGGATGAGCCTGCAGAGGGACCCGGGGAGGCCTCGGTCGGCCAGGCTCTCTCTCAGTTCCACACCACCTTACAGGCTGCCGTGAGGGAGGTGCACATGGACGTGAGCGCTTTCAAGCAGCGCATCGAGCGACGGATCGACGAGCTGTACGTCTCCAACGGGCCCCTGGCCGAGGCGGTGAGccggctgcaggaggagaacCTCCAGCTCAGCGCCAGGCTGGAGTCTCTCGGCCGGCTGGTGGAAGGCCTCACCGGGGTAAAGGTCGGCAGGACCCCCGGTGAGAAGGCGGCGACCGAAGAAGGCTTGGAGAACGGTCATGTGCAGACGCAACCCTCGACCCGAGAGTACCAGGCGGTTCTGGTCAGCGCCGCAGGATCAGAAAACGACCAGTCGTCTTCCACGGCCTCTGAACCAGCATCTGATGGTGccgcttcttcttctgctggcgCCTCCGTCGGCACGTCAGCCCCTCACCCGTGGAGAGCAAAGAGGCATCCAGACATGAAT GGAACCGATGCAAAATCAGATACAAACGTCACCCATGCAGCCGCGGCGGCCCAAGAGCATCACAAACAACCAG AAAATACCTTAGTGAACTCTGATGTTACCAAAACCACTGAAGCTCCTGCCCTTTCTCACTGGCCTGTGGTCGCCATGACCAGACCCAACCCGGATCCTGCTGCCATGGAAACGCCCTACACGACCG ACCAGGAAGAAACGGGTCCTCCAACCAAACCACATGTGCATCACACCGTGTCGGCTAAAGCCGACCCGGAGGAGGCAGCAGCTACTCCGTCTCCCGTCCCAGCGGCCAGGACGACCAAAGACTTCAGACTACCCGAATCTAATGGAAAAT ATTTTGATGAGCCCCGGCCTCATCTCCCCGTCACTGCCATGACAACTAAACCCACTTCAGAAGGTTTTCCTGCCGCCAAACCTGCTCAGTCTGCAGCATCGGCGCCTACAGCAACTGGGGATTCGTTTATGAGAG GAACATCTGGGGTGCAGGAGTTGAGCTCCCCGTCAGAAGCTGCTCCTCAGGGTTTCCCTCATATTCCCGTCACAGCTGCCCCCAGGAGCAGCTCCGAGGCTCCGGCTGCACCCAGACCCAACCAGAACCCTGCTCCGGGTCCCAATCCTTCAGCCCCGGAatccccaactatgaaacgagGAGAGTATCCATTTAAACGAG ACGTCAGCGAACCCAAACCCTACCTGCCGCCGTCGTCCAAGCCGAACACGGAGTCTGCACCGCTGGCCGGACCGGCCCAGTCCCCAGCAGTCCCAGCGCCACTGGAGCCAGCACTGAAACCGGGGGAATATCCCTTTAAGAGAG CTCCAGTTCTTAAGTCCCCCAGTCCCAGTTTAAAGAGAAGCGTGAGCTTTCCCCAGTCTGCAG AGAAATTACTTCCCTCCAAATCAATTATAAAGTCTGGATTCTCCCCTAGTTTGGACAA GAAACCTAACAAGCCGGGGGGACTTGAGTTTAAGCAGGACGTGAAGAAGAATCAGGCGTTTCCTCGCTCCAACAGCGCCCAAGCCAAGCGGGCCTTGTTTGAAAGGATGAACTCGGACCCGATGAA GCCAAAGGAGTCCAAGCCCAAGCTGAAGCGCTCCCAGAGCTTCGGCGTGTCCAGCGCCAGCGGCATCAAACAGATCCTCCTGGAGTGGTGTCGCTCCAAGACCATCGGCTACCAG AACATCGACCTCCAGAACTTCTCGTCCAGCTGGAGCGATGGGATGGCCTTCTGCGCCCTGGTGCACTCCTTCTTCCCTCTGGACTTCGATTACAACAGTCTGAATCCGACGAACCGCAAGCAGAACCTAGAGCAGGCCTTCACCACCGCAGA GGAGCAGGCCGACTGTCTGCGGCTGATCGAGGTGGACGACATGTTGCAGATGGGGGACAAGCCGGACCCCATGTGCGTCTTCACGTACGTCCAGTCCCTCTACAACCACCTGAAGAAGTTCGAGTGA